Genomic DNA from Brassica rapa cultivar Chiifu-401-42 chromosome A04, CAAS_Brap_v3.01, whole genome shotgun sequence:
TTATCGACACATTCTATGTGATTCACATCATTTTTAATTTCATCACCGAGTTCATAGCCCCTCGTTCTCAAGTGTCTTTACGAGGCGAGTTAATTGTGCATTCTAAGGCTATAAGGAAAAGACTCTTCTTCTTTCAGTTCATTGTTGATATTTGTTCCGTTATTCCCATCCCTCAGGTGTGTGTTCACTTCCTCTTGAGTGTTCTCCATCATAAAATCTGTTTTTTACCATGGCTGGAacaaactaatattacatgatGTAGTTTCGGGTTTGAGGATTACTGGCTTCGGCTCCGAACCTCCTGATATTAAAAAACAATATCTCTTCTCTTGTTATCGTGATTAGTGGTGTGGAATGGAAAATATTGTAGGTTGTGGTTCTCATTCTTATTCACCGGTCTGACTCGCTGGTGTCACAAGCAATACTGAAATGGATTATACTCACTCAATATATACCAAGAATCATCCGTATCTACCCGCTTTTAAAAGAAGTGACAAGAGCCTCTGGGACAATAGCAGAAACAAAGTGGGTTGGTGCTGCTTTCAATCTTTTCCTCTACATGTTGCACAGTCATGTAATTTCTTTTCTCTTGATTGCTCCcactgttattattattattattattattttgttatgaaGCAACAAAAATTGTTACAATTGTGATATGCATATATGACGGGTCAGGTGTTTGGGGCTTTCTGGTACGTGAGTTCagtagaaaagaaaaataaatgctGGCGTCTAGAGTGTGCTAAGATATCCGGATGTAATCTCAGACATCAGTATTGTGCACGAGGTCGCGAAAACAACGGTCGCTATCTGAATACTACATGCCCATTAATCGACCCTGACCAAATCATAGGGTCTACGGTCTTCAACTTTGGTATGTACACTGATGCATTGAGGTCAGGGATCGTAGAGTCAAAGCCAAGGGATTTCCCAAGGAAGTTTTTTTACTGCTTTTGGTGGGGTCTACGAAATATTAGGTATGTGAAAATTCAACCATCTATTGTGAGATCTAAAGTTTCATAGCTGAACATGTTGTTTAATATTTACAGTGCTTTAGGACAAAATCTAAAGACAAGCAACTCTGTAGGGGATATCGTTTTTGCTCTCATAATCTGCGTCTCTGGTTTACTCTTGTTTGCTGTACTCATTGGAAACATTCAGGTAAAATGCGCACATAAATggcatatagtttttttttctatctcatagagctgatgcttagaagattctttttttttttggggtgaTCGTAGAAGTATTTGCAATCAACTACAATAAGATTAGATGAAATGGAGGAGAAAAAGAGAGACACTGAAAAATGGATGTCGAATCGGATGCTACCAGAGTATTTGAAGGAACGCATTAGGAGATATGAGAACTACAAATGGCGAAAAACTAGAGGTATCGAAGAGGAAGCTCTTCTTCATAGCCTTCCTAAAGACCTCAGGCTTGAAACCAAACGCCATCTTTACCTTACTCTCTTAAACAGTGTAagctccattttttttttcttattgattGATTTGTGAATTTATTATAGTTGTTAACTTATTGTTTTTTGACTTGTCAGGTTCCGTGGCTCAACATGATGGATGATAGTTGGTTGCTAGAAGCACTGTGTGACCGCGTGAAGTCTGTGTTCTACTCAGCTAATAGCTATATAGTGAAAGAGGGTGACCCGGTTGCAGAAATGCTGATTATAACTAAAGGCAGCCTGAAAAGTATGATCGGGTCTAGTGATATAACTGGCTACTATGATTCATCTTATCTCCAAGCAGGTGACATATGTGGAGATCTTCTCTTTTGGGTTCTTGATCCACATTCTTCTTCTAGCCTCCCCACCTCAGACCGATCAGTATTGACTCTGACGGATGTTGAAGGCTTCATCCTCTTGCATGATGATCTTAAGTTTGTAGCTTCTCATTTCAATCGCTTTCACAGCAGTAGGCTCAGACACATGTTCAGGCAAGGCTTCGAATAGAAGTTCAGGTTCTTTACTTTGTTACTACCTTCAAAGTGAGCATGTAATTCCCTTTTTTCAGGTTCTATTCAGCGCATTGGCGATTATGGGCGGCATGCTTCATACAGGCAGCATGGAGGGAACATTACAAAAGGAAGCTTTCTAGGATCTTACACGCCAAAAGGGACTATAATCATATCCCACAAGGCACACAACTCAATATTGGAGCAGCTCTATATGTGTCGAGATTTGTATCCAAAGCATTGCGAAATCGACAGAAAAATGCAGCAAATTGTTCCATATCTCCACATATGTTACCCCCAATACCTCATAAACCAGCTGATCCTGAGTTTTCAAAGAATTAATCAAAGTGAATACTTCAAAGCAAATGATATAGAGTAGTGTATGATTGGGCATGAGTGAGCTTACACACGTTAGTTATGTGGTCGTCTGATTTTGGTAAGAAAAATTTGTGGACAGACTTGGAAATGTGAACATAATGTTTGGTATTAATTAGTTATGGGGTCATTTCTGTTAAATAGTAATCTACTAATCTCCACATTCCCAAACCATAAAACTTTTTATGGACATTTTCCATATCAataactttctttttcttggaaTTGCacttattctttttcttttaagtcATAAACTTGGGGATTCCTCTTGTCTTTTCTCCAAGATACACACTTGCTCTCCAAGTTTACACGATTTCAGCTCAGCTTCTTGATTCCACATGGTCTTTATCACTTCACAGTCTTCTGCTTCAGCGACTACGTCAGCAGATACTTCAAGGCATACCATTGACATCTACAAGCTCCTGCTTGCATTTTTAATCTCCCCTTTTAGCTTTGTGTGCCGATCAATCACAACGCTCTTCTGATTCAACAACCACGTTTACTCACTTGGAAACTTCCATACTAAATGTGTTTTTTTCCTCCATGAGATGTGCAGCACACCATGCTTTTCTTCCCCATGAGATATGCATTCTCTATACCGGAACGTCAGCACAATATTCACACAACCACTAATCACCTCATCCACATTACTCATCGTTGATCTGTGCTACTCCCCATCCGCAATACCTACTTTTATACATTTATTCAGTCATAATACAACCGGTTAGTTTTGACATCTGCGATACCTTTTTTTACATTTGTTCAATCATCCACAATACCAAATTTTCAGTACATCAACAAAACAATCACAATCAGAAAGCATAATGAGATCATAttaacaaagcaaaaaaaaaatcctagaaGCATTACAATAGAAAGAGATGAAATCCACAACCGGTCCTCACATTTTCCTTGGACGACAAAGATCCGGATatagaagaaagagaaagaggcAGCCACACAACCAAAAATCTGTAGTACTCTTACTAGTTAAcaaaagatgagaaaaaggaTCAGAGATCAGAACTGTCACATCTTGTGACAGACCATCACGAGGAAGAAGGAGAAAAAGGAGATCAAAGTCTTATCTTACGGTTGTAGACAAATCGGACAAACAACATCAATCAGGGGCTGCAACGGATGATGAAATAGAGCGATCAATGCCGATGATGTGATTTGACTGGGTGGTGGGGAGATAGATGAGACATGAATAAGAGTAATTCTTGCAGCTAATTTAGAATTCAGTCGAGCACCATTTTGTTTCCGGCAATCTGCTCATGATCTTGATGGGATCGTTTTCTCTAgactattttgttttcaaacctACTTTAATTGAAAGTAACAAGATTTTGTTCCGCGATTCGAAATCACGGATTTTATTTTGGATTGTAAACAAAGTTTGTGAATTAGTATTTTGGAATTGAtgtacattattatgttacaaagtcAGTATATAGAAGAAGGATATTtgtttaaaatcatataatttatgaattggtttatattaaattttgtatGTACACTCTTACATAACTCTTTTTAGACCTGAACATGTTACCAGATCcgaaaaatcaaaccaaaatcgaCCCGGAAATATAGCTTTGGTTTGGATCCAAGTCCAAGGAAAAGtacatatttgatttttttttcttcaacttgCGGTTCCTGTTCGATTCCGGGTCCTACCCAAGACTCAATCGGGTATCCAAATTACTTGAAATATATTGTGTATACTAAGTATATTTTGGtatttaagatatatatttGGTGTTTCGAATGTGTTTTCAGTaatatgaataatattttaagtttcAGATCCAGGTTTTCGACTATACTTTCGAGTTTcgagtaaaattttaaattaaaaaaaaaattgggtattaGAAAATGTTTTTAGGTATTTTCGGTTTCTCATGTCAAATTATGGtaaaattttgtgttttttttgggaatttaaaTATTTCCAGGTATTTGTTTGTGTTTTCGGGTATTTTTTTGTGTTGCAGTAGTTTTGAGTTTTTGGGTACTTCAAGTCTTTTTCGAGTCCTAAAAATCTCAAACCAATTCAGACGCGTTAAGTACCCAAAACTTATAGGTATTCTATAGGTACCCAAAAATTATGAACCTGGATCCCGCATGAATCGACCTGAATCTGAACCCGAAAATTTTAAATACCTAGTTATGTCCAAATATTTAGGATGCTAAAAACCTAGACCTGAAAGGAACCGATTCGTACCCGACCAGAAGACCTGATGCCCATACCTAATCTCTcctattatattttatgtacaTTTCATAAGAGTTATATTTGTTGAGCTCGTGAGACTAAAGATTTATTTGGTAAATTTTtgctaatttaatagtatactagattttgatccgtgcaTCCGCACGGatgtttactttatttttatataaatacatatttgtTGTAAGTAGAgagttttatataaatatatatttttaggtaATTAGATTGTACaattttcgtatattttaaggCTGACCAAGATATATAGTTTCTATAATGGATTtccaatttttcttaataacctAAGCTCATTACTTTTGTTAATATACTgttatctatgtttccaaacaatatttttttgtactgttatccatgtttccaattttttcttaaaagtacttctactttaataaggttgcgcgggtttttgttttcatttatttttatataaacattttgttttcaattctaaatcggtatatattgtaatatatatgtgtctatcaatttttaaaacaaaataagtttacggtatatttttcattgaataaattgtttcaaattttcacaaatatttgtatcttcttttatatatatatatttttggattattatttcattattaaaatcgtaactatatatataaatattagtaaaatattattttattgtcatattaaaagatattgtaatatttcacaaatttagaaagttttttaaaaataaaaattttatcttcatagatttatattatcgagtaaataattaaacatttagtttttgtttaaagtttaaaataaaatatatagtttaaaatttgttttcattggtttaaggtagtaaagattaatcattgttagataacattatttttgttattttaaaaaaatatttatagttttaaaagttaacatcgactaatatttaaataattaacatatagaagtatagtattacaacatgaaattgtatctatttaatttatactgtctataaatccaatggatcatctattgtttaaattcaattattgatatcccaataaaaatttctggtaggtccaaaatttaaatgataagattatagattaaatgtaacatgactttctagaAATAGGTCCATTagatccattttttttaaaatcacacatgaatcaaggttgtgacttctgttttaatatataagatatttacaaagttttttaataacttttaagCCTATATTAAATAACAGATCATCAATTTGCATGGATActttggtacatttggaaaggTAGAAATAATAAGGTTTTCGGTAATTGGGACATGGATCCTATGGACACGCTAAAATTAGCTAAAACAGAATCCACATTGTGGGCTGAGGCACAAGTAAAGAATGACCAGAGGACACCATCACCATCAATAGCTACGGTACTGTCGTCGAtcccaggaagatggtgttttacggatggCTCGTGGAAGGAGGGTGTTATTTTTTCAGGACAAGGTTGGTTCAGTACTCTGGAaggttttgatggtttgttGGGGGCTCGAAATGTGAGGGCTACTCTCTCGCCTCTCCATGCAGAAATGGAAGCATTattatgggcaatggaatgtatgaagaactTGCGTTAATTTCaagttacgtttgcaacggattattctcaactggtgaagatggtttcagaaccagaggaatggccagcttttgcaaattatttggaagatatcaagatccTGAAGGAGAGCTTCACCCGATCAGAGCTCATCTATGTACCACGGACGCACAATTcaaaggcggatagtctagcacgcagtgctCAAAatcaaccgtctttcgtcgttcacatagGTGCAGATCACCCAGTTTGGTTCACGgagtcagtatgagtctgtatcttgatgacaaaaaaatatatatatataatttttcttttttagataTGGTTTCTAAAGTGTTTGTATAAtctttgattttgtaaatatttggaACTATATAATGTAAGATGAGATAGTATTACATAATGTATGAAATATTCTAACTTTTAAATGAGTTTTGAAATCTATTAAAGTTAATAAAATTAGTGGATTTAAATAGCatatctataattttttttgttaaaatattttgtaacaatatatgatatattttaaaaaaaaaattaaagtgaaaatataagaatattaaatttttgatttttttttaaaatttagttgCCTTTAAAAATAAGGTGCTCAAACGAatgttatatttttggtataatattttcgtaaacaaaattattttgtatgaGAAATAAGAGTATTGACTAAagtatttttagagaaatataaagtaaattatatggtataaaatttttgtttaagatatataataaataatatgattGACTAAACCACAAAACAAATTGATTTCTTGGTATaaagatattatgattttattaaatgcGAAACTTATTTAAACGGCTTTCGATTCCCGGAGAAAGCGGAATTATGTGAATTAATGGAGAAACGGTTTACAAGAGATTTTCAGCATGGCGCAAAGAGTATCGTCAAGGGTGGATCCGATAGggcggctcaggtgatgcagtcagACGTGAATCTTCGTAAGGcaggtagaattgtcggctgtagaatcgtctgtaatatttctctttgtaatagcataatatatccagtgttaaaaaaatgagaaacttttttaatatatattattacatatatatttgaaaaaaaatcttatttcttTGTTATAAAAATTGGTAACTTAGataagatatttatataaatttatggtCGATTTTAAATGTATACTTTTAACACctgtttattttgatatatgaatattatatattattagaattgTGAAAATCTAGGAtagtttaacaatttttaaaaaatatataattttttgattggctgttatttatatatttgaaattatcaaACAGCCATTTTTGAGAAgccaaaacaaataaattaggAAAATGAGTAATATATTACCACATGGGATAAAAACATATTTCTAATATACTAATG
This window encodes:
- the LOC103864701 gene encoding probable cyclic nucleotide-gated ion channel 12, whose amino-acid sequence is MERASTIQSVHENIKSVRGQLKKVYKTLKTLENWRKAILLVCVVALGVDPLFLFIPVIDSPNFCFTFDKKLAAVVSAIRTFIDTFYVIHIIFNFITEFIAPRSQVSLRGELIVHSKAIRKRLFFFQFIVDICSVIPIPQVVVLILIHRSDSLVSQAILKWIILTQYIPRIIRIYPLLKEVTRASGTIAETKWVGAAFNLFLYMLHSHVFGAFWYVSSVEKKNKCWRLECAKISGCNLRHQYCARGRENNGRYLNTTCPLIDPDQIIGSTVFNFGMYTDALRSGIVESKPRDFPRKFFYCFWWGLRNISALGQNLKTSNSVGDIVFALIICVSGLLLFAVLIGNIQKYLQSTTIRLDEMEEKKRDTEKWMSNRMLPEYLKERIRRYENYKWRKTRGIEEEALLHSLPKDLRLETKRHLYLTLLNSVPWLNMMDDSWLLEALCDRVKSVFYSANSYIVKEGDPVAEMLIITKGSLKSMIGSSDITGYYDSSYLQAGDICGDLLFWVLDPHSSSSLPTSDRSVLTLTDVEGFILLHDDLKFVASHFNRFHSSRLRHMFRFYSAHWRLWAACFIQAAWREHYKRKLSRILHAKRDYNHIPQGTQLNIGAALYVSRFVSKALRNRQKNAANCSISPHMLPPIPHKPADPEFSKN